The following coding sequences lie in one Actinomycetes bacterium genomic window:
- a CDS encoding alpha/beta hydrolase: MERPGLLGLGLGLAAAGAAVGAVLERGVVRPRLRGSRADEPGPPFGGVHGPARVVTADDGVELYVEVDEPSPLAPQHDVTVVYSHGFSLNLDSWHYQRLSMQGVVRSVYWDQRGHGRSGRGTPEANTIDQLGADLRAVIEATAPTGRLVLVGHSMGGMTVMALADRHPELFGQRVVGVGLLSTSAGRMTEVTFGIPAAAARGLYRAVPGVLGQLGRRPDLVELGRRTGSDLDFLLTRRLSFASPVSAAKVDFVRQMIAATPVDTLAELFPVLNAHNKFAALEVLNGVETLVMVGADDLLTPAGHSREIARLVPGAELVVLPECGHLIQLEYPDRVDAELNGLLHRVTRSHA; this comes from the coding sequence GTGGAGCGTCCCGGACTGCTCGGCCTGGGCCTCGGGCTGGCCGCAGCCGGAGCCGCCGTGGGCGCGGTGCTCGAGCGGGGCGTCGTCCGGCCCCGGCTGCGTGGTTCGCGGGCGGACGAGCCGGGGCCGCCGTTCGGCGGCGTGCACGGTCCGGCGCGTGTGGTCACGGCGGACGACGGTGTCGAGCTGTACGTCGAGGTCGACGAGCCGTCGCCGCTGGCCCCGCAGCACGACGTCACCGTCGTCTACAGCCACGGCTTCTCGCTGAACCTGGACAGCTGGCACTACCAGCGGCTGTCCATGCAGGGCGTGGTCCGCTCGGTCTACTGGGACCAGCGCGGGCACGGCCGGTCCGGCCGGGGCACCCCCGAGGCGAACACCATCGACCAGCTGGGGGCCGACCTGCGGGCGGTCATCGAGGCCACCGCCCCGACCGGGCGGCTGGTTCTCGTAGGCCACTCGATGGGCGGCATGACCGTCATGGCGCTGGCCGACCGGCACCCGGAGCTGTTCGGGCAGCGTGTGGTCGGGGTCGGCCTGTTGTCCACGTCGGCGGGCCGGATGACCGAGGTGACCTTCGGGATCCCCGCGGCCGCTGCGCGGGGGCTGTACCGGGCGGTGCCCGGCGTGCTCGGTCAGCTCGGCCGGCGTCCCGACCTGGTCGAGCTCGGCCGGCGCACCGGCAGCGACCTGGACTTCCTGCTGACCCGCCGGCTCTCCTTCGCGTCCCCGGTGTCGGCCGCGAAGGTGGACTTCGTCCGGCAGATGATCGCCGCGACGCCGGTCGACACGCTGGCCGAGCTGTTCCCGGTGCTCAACGCGCACAACAAGTTCGCCGCGCTGGAGGTGCTCAACGGCGTCGAGACCCTGGTCATGGTCGGTGCGGACGACCTGCTGACGCCGGCCGGCCACAGCCGGGAGATCGCCCGGCTGGTTCCCGGGGCGGAGCTGGTGGTGCTGCCCGAGTGCGGGCACCTGATCCAGCTGGAGTACCCGGACCGGGTGGACGCCGAGCTGAACGGGCTGTTGCACCGGGTGACCCGGAGCCACGCATGA
- a CDS encoding uracil-DNA glycosylase, which yields MTADLDQLAAQVRRCIACPELAAARTHAVPGVLPPGAELLLVGEAPGAQEDLVGVPFVGRAGQLLDELLAAAGLDRLTVAVANVLKCRPPGNRKPTRAEVGRCRPWLDRQLALAAPRVVVTLGGTAAEWAFAPGVRITDVRGRVHDRGDHQLVATYHPSAALRFGAKGAPRAALAADLVLAAGTLGGAS from the coding sequence ATGACGGCGGACCTCGACCAGCTGGCCGCGCAGGTGCGGCGGTGCATCGCGTGCCCCGAGCTGGCCGCCGCGCGCACCCACGCCGTCCCCGGGGTGCTGCCGCCCGGCGCCGAGCTGCTGCTCGTCGGCGAGGCCCCTGGCGCCCAGGAGGACCTGGTCGGCGTGCCGTTCGTGGGCCGGGCCGGGCAGCTGCTCGACGAGCTGCTGGCCGCGGCCGGGCTGGACCGCTTGACGGTGGCGGTCGCCAACGTGCTCAAGTGCCGGCCGCCCGGCAACCGCAAGCCGACCAGGGCCGAGGTCGGGCGCTGCCGGCCCTGGCTGGACCGGCAGCTCGCGCTCGCCGCGCCCCGGGTGGTCGTCACGCTCGGGGGCACGGCGGCCGAGTGGGCGTTCGCCCCCGGGGTGCGGATCACCGACGTGCGCGGACGGGTGCACGACCGTGGCGACCACCAGCTGGTCGCCACCTACCACCCGTCGGCGGCCCTGCGGTTCGGGGCGAAGGGGGCGCCGCGGGCGGCGCTGGCCGCGGACCTCGTGCTGGCCGCTGGGACGCTGGGCGGAGCGTCGTGA
- the tsaE gene encoding tRNA (adenosine(37)-N6)-threonylcarbamoyltransferase complex ATPase subunit type 1 TsaE, producing the protein MITVSDADAMRDLGRRLAPLLRAGDLVVLSGGLGAGKTTLVQGLGIGLDIRGPVTSPTFVIARVHPPLHGGPPLVHVDAYRIGDVAEVDDLDLDATLADSVTVVEWGEGKVEGLTEDRLELRIDRESDADETRTVTVTGVGARWDGVRLDPA; encoded by the coding sequence GTGATCACCGTCTCGGACGCCGACGCGATGCGCGACCTCGGCCGTCGGCTGGCCCCGCTGCTGCGAGCCGGGGACCTGGTCGTGCTCTCCGGCGGGCTCGGCGCCGGCAAGACCACCCTGGTCCAGGGCCTCGGGATCGGGCTCGACATCCGTGGGCCGGTCACCTCGCCGACGTTCGTCATCGCCCGGGTGCACCCGCCGCTGCACGGCGGTCCGCCGCTCGTGCACGTCGACGCCTACCGGATCGGCGACGTCGCCGAGGTCGACGACTTGGACCTCGACGCCACGCTGGCTGACTCGGTGACCGTGGTGGAGTGGGGCGAGGGCAAGGTCGAGGGCCTCACCGAGGACCGGCTGGAGCTGCGGATCGACCGCGAGTCGGACGCCGACGAGACCCGCACCGTGACCGTCACGGGCGTCGGCGCCCGCTGGGACGGCGTCCGGTTGGACCCGGCCTGA
- the tsaB gene encoding tRNA (adenosine(37)-N6)-threonylcarbamoyltransferase complex dimerization subunit type 1 TsaB has product MLLLAFDTATPAVTAALHDGDRVQAASTAVDARRHGELLAPQIAAILGAAGVRTRDLTAIAVGVGPGPFTGLRVGIVTALTMGAALGIPVHGVCSLDAIAHVVAATAGSPFAVATDARRREVYWALYAADGSRVGEPGVARPADLARSMEGLHVAGQGPHLYPEHFPRGVEPHLVSAAALAEVAVTALASGADRLPAAPLYLRRPDAVEPTGRKRVLA; this is encoded by the coding sequence GTGCTGCTGCTCGCCTTCGACACCGCGACGCCCGCGGTCACCGCGGCGCTGCACGACGGCGACCGGGTGCAGGCCGCGTCCACCGCGGTGGACGCGCGTCGGCACGGCGAGCTGCTCGCCCCGCAGATCGCGGCCATCCTCGGCGCGGCCGGCGTCCGCACCCGGGACCTGACGGCCATCGCGGTCGGGGTCGGCCCGGGCCCGTTCACCGGACTGCGGGTCGGGATCGTCACCGCGCTGACCATGGGCGCCGCACTCGGCATCCCGGTGCACGGCGTGTGCTCGCTGGACGCGATCGCGCACGTGGTGGCCGCCACCGCCGGATCGCCGTTCGCGGTCGCCACCGACGCCCGCCGGCGCGAGGTGTACTGGGCCCTGTACGCGGCCGACGGCTCCCGGGTGGGGGAGCCGGGGGTGGCTCGACCGGCCGACCTGGCCCGGTCGATGGAGGGGCTGCACGTGGCCGGGCAGGGGCCGCACCTGTACCCGGAGCACTTCCCGCGTGGGGTGGAGCCACACCTGGTGTCCGCGGCCGCGCTGGCCGAGGTGGCCGTGACGGCCCTCGCGTCGGGGGCCGACCGGCTGCCCGCGGCGCCGCTGTACCTGCGGCGCCCGGACGCGGTGGAGCCCACCGGCCGCAAGCGGGTGCTGGCGTGA
- the rimI gene encoding ribosomal protein S18-alanine N-acetyltransferase has translation MRLRPMRWWDVEPAARLETELFPDEPWSERGFWSELAGVPQTRTYLVAEDDEDGLVGYAGLAAVPPEADVQTVAVRPRRQGTGVGALLLGALLDDAGARGCSQVLLEVAEGNDRARRLYERFGFEPISRRRGYYGPGKDAVVMRRRLP, from the coding sequence GTGAGGCTGCGCCCGATGCGCTGGTGGGACGTCGAGCCGGCAGCGCGGCTGGAGACCGAGCTGTTCCCGGACGAGCCGTGGAGCGAGCGCGGGTTCTGGTCGGAGCTGGCCGGTGTCCCGCAGACCCGCACCTACCTGGTGGCCGAGGACGACGAGGACGGTCTGGTCGGCTACGCCGGGCTGGCCGCGGTCCCGCCGGAGGCCGACGTCCAGACTGTGGCCGTGCGCCCGCGGCGGCAGGGCACCGGGGTGGGGGCGCTGCTGCTCGGGGCGCTGCTCGACGACGCCGGCGCGCGGGGCTGCTCGCAGGTGCTGCTCGAGGTCGCCGAGGGCAACGACCGGGCCCGCCGGCTGTACGAACGGTTCGGGTTCGAGCCGATCTCCCGCCGTCGGGGCTACTACGGGCCGGGCAAGGACGCCGTGGTCATGCGACGGAGGCTGCCGTGA
- the tsaD gene encoding tRNA (adenosine(37)-N6)-threonylcarbamoyltransferase complex transferase subunit TsaD, producing MSDQPLVLGIETSCDETGVGLVRGTTLLADAVASSVAEHERFGGVVPEVASRAHLEAMVPMLERACSQAGVRLADVDAVAVTAGPGLAGALLVGDAAAKALALALDRPLYGVNHLAAHVAVDQLEHGPLPEPCLALLVSGGHSSLLRVGDVTADIEPLGQTIDDAAGEAFDKVARVLGLPFPGGPYIDRAAREGDPASIVFPRGLTGPRDRERHRFDFSFSGLKTAVARWVEKREQAGEPVPLADVAAAFQEAVVDVLTAKAVDACRQTGVDHLLIGGGVAANSRLRWVAQERCEAAGIRLRVPRPGLCTDNGAMVAALGAEMVARGREPSALDHRVDSALPVTDVLVVSG from the coding sequence GTGAGCGACCAGCCGCTGGTGCTCGGCATCGAGACTTCCTGCGACGAGACCGGGGTGGGCCTGGTCCGCGGCACGACGTTGCTCGCCGACGCGGTGGCCTCCAGCGTGGCCGAGCACGAGCGATTCGGCGGGGTGGTTCCCGAGGTCGCCAGCCGGGCCCACCTGGAGGCCATGGTCCCGATGCTCGAGCGGGCCTGCTCCCAGGCCGGCGTGCGGCTCGCCGACGTCGACGCCGTCGCGGTGACCGCCGGCCCCGGGCTGGCCGGCGCGCTGCTGGTGGGGGACGCCGCGGCCAAGGCGCTGGCCCTCGCACTGGACCGCCCGCTGTACGGCGTCAACCACCTGGCCGCGCACGTCGCGGTGGACCAGCTCGAGCACGGGCCGCTGCCCGAGCCGTGCCTGGCGCTGCTGGTGAGCGGGGGCCACTCCTCGCTGTTGCGGGTCGGCGACGTCACGGCCGACATCGAGCCGCTCGGGCAGACCATCGACGACGCCGCGGGGGAGGCGTTCGACAAGGTGGCCCGGGTACTCGGCCTGCCGTTCCCGGGTGGTCCCTACATCGACCGGGCGGCCCGCGAGGGCGACCCGGCGTCCATCGTCTTCCCGCGCGGGCTCACCGGGCCCCGGGACCGCGAGCGCCACCGGTTCGACTTCTCCTTCAGCGGGCTGAAGACCGCGGTGGCCCGCTGGGTGGAGAAGCGGGAGCAGGCCGGCGAGCCGGTGCCGCTGGCCGACGTCGCCGCGGCGTTCCAGGAGGCCGTGGTCGACGTCCTCACGGCGAAGGCCGTCGACGCCTGCCGGCAGACCGGCGTGGACCACCTGCTCATCGGTGGCGGCGTGGCCGCGAACTCGCGGCTGCGCTGGGTGGCGCAGGAGCGCTGCGAGGCGGCCGGGATCCGGCTGCGGGTGCCCCGGCCGGGCCTGTGCACCGACAACGGGGCCATGGTCGCCGCGCTGGGGGCCGAGATGGTGGCCCGCGGCCGGGAACCGTCGGCGCTAGACCACCGGGTCGACTCGGCGCTGCCGGTCACCGACGTGCTGGTGGTCAGCGGCTGA
- a CDS encoding class I SAM-dependent methyltransferase produces MNLDDVAALTSFEGRALLAALPGYDDRTALALAERLRAEGHPPGLVAAALTQQRLRATARSRLGPGVDRLLLTPDGAEQTTRPAVAEHRAARYQRAGLTRVADLGAGIGGDALALAAAGLQVRAVEQDPVTAAVLAANCVALGQPVEVVVAAMAAEHLAGCDAAFADPARRVGGRRVLDPLRWQPPLPWVLDLPVDALGVKVAPGIDHAWATAGVELDWVSMDGDLVEAALYRGPLATPGVSRRASLLPSGATLTDTDLPAGPPPVGPVGSVLYEPADAVLRAGLVGAAALRVGGRLVDPTIAYVTTDEAPAGPDPFLTGYAVEAVLPFQLKRLRAALRERGVGRVVVKKRGSAVDPAELRRRLRLDGDAEMTVLLTRVAGAPTAILAHPLSR; encoded by the coding sequence GTGAACCTCGACGACGTCGCCGCCCTGACGTCGTTCGAGGGCCGGGCGCTGCTCGCGGCCCTCCCCGGCTATGACGACCGGACGGCGCTCGCCCTGGCCGAGCGGCTGCGCGCCGAGGGGCACCCGCCCGGGCTGGTCGCGGCCGCGCTGACCCAGCAGCGGCTGCGGGCCACGGCGCGCAGCCGGCTCGGCCCTGGGGTCGACCGGCTGCTGCTCACCCCGGACGGCGCCGAGCAGACCACGCGCCCCGCGGTGGCCGAGCACCGCGCCGCCCGCTACCAGCGAGCGGGGCTGACCCGGGTGGCTGACCTGGGCGCAGGGATCGGGGGGGACGCCCTCGCCCTGGCCGCGGCCGGTCTGCAGGTCCGGGCGGTCGAGCAGGACCCGGTCACCGCCGCCGTCCTCGCGGCCAACTGCGTGGCGCTCGGCCAACCGGTCGAGGTCGTCGTGGCGGCCATGGCTGCGGAGCACCTGGCCGGCTGCGACGCGGCGTTCGCCGACCCGGCCCGGCGGGTCGGCGGCCGCCGGGTGCTCGACCCGCTGCGCTGGCAGCCGCCGTTGCCGTGGGTGCTGGACCTGCCGGTGGACGCCCTCGGGGTCAAGGTGGCACCGGGCATCGACCACGCCTGGGCGACCGCCGGCGTCGAGCTGGACTGGGTGTCGATGGACGGCGACCTGGTCGAGGCGGCGCTGTACCGCGGACCGCTGGCCACCCCGGGGGTGTCCCGGCGCGCGAGCCTGCTCCCCTCCGGAGCGACCCTCACGGACACCGACCTGCCGGCCGGCCCGCCCCCGGTCGGCCCGGTGGGCTCGGTGCTGTACGAGCCGGCCGACGCCGTGCTGCGGGCCGGGCTGGTGGGCGCTGCGGCGCTGCGGGTGGGCGGCCGGCTGGTCGACCCGACCATCGCCTACGTGACGACCGACGAGGCACCAGCCGGCCCGGACCCGTTCCTCACCGGCTACGCGGTCGAGGCGGTGCTGCCGTTCCAGCTCAAGCGGCTGCGGGCCGCGCTGCGCGAGCGCGGGGTGGGCCGGGTCGTGGTGAAGAAGCGCGGCTCGGCGGTCGACCCGGCCGAGCTGCGCCGCCGGCTGCGGCTGGACGGCGACGCCGAGATGACCGTGCTGCTCACCCGCGTGGCCGGCGCGCCCACCGCGATCCTGGCCCACCCGCTCAGCCGCTGA
- the groES gene encoding co-chaperone GroES: MSVSIKPLEDRILVKPLDAEQTTASGLVIPDTAKEKPQEGEVLAVGPGRFEDGQRLPLDVNVGDKVIYSKYGGTEVKYNGEEYLILSARDVLAVLEK, encoded by the coding sequence GTGTCGGTCTCCATCAAGCCGCTCGAGGACCGAATCCTCGTCAAGCCGCTCGACGCCGAGCAGACCACGGCATCCGGTCTGGTCATCCCGGACACTGCCAAGGAGAAGCCCCAGGAGGGCGAGGTCCTCGCCGTCGGCCCGGGTCGCTTCGAGGACGGTCAGCGGCTCCCGCTCGACGTCAACGTCGGCGACAAGGTCATCTACAGCAAGTACGGCGGCACCGAGGTCAAGTACAACGGCGAGGAGTACCTCATCCTCTCCGCGCGCGACGTGCTCGCCGTCCTGGAGAAGTAG